Proteins encoded together in one Schumannella luteola window:
- the aroB gene encoding 3-dehydroquinate synthase: MTDATRIPVAGTPGYDIVVGRDLDALIPEALGAGVRKVLVVHAPTLGAKAEALRAQLSERFEVYLAEVPDAEAAKRVEVAAFCWQVMGQTDFTRSDAVIGLGGGATTDLAGFVAATWLRGLKVVQIPTSILGMVDAAVGGKTGINTAEGKNLVGAFHAPAQVIVDLAWLDTLPRNELLAGFAEIVKAGFIAEPEILDLIEADVDAATDPTSPVLRRLVELAIGVKARVVGEDFTEQGLREILNYGHTLGHAIEHAERYQWRHGAAVAIGMVFAAELSRLTRGLDDEAVDRTRRILDLLSLPSTYPLGRWKTLLATMQRDKKARAGMLRFIVLDAIGKPAVLNGPEEHLLFAAYSEISA; the protein is encoded by the coding sequence ATGACCGACGCCACCCGCATCCCCGTCGCCGGCACCCCCGGCTACGACATCGTCGTCGGCCGCGACCTCGACGCGCTCATCCCCGAGGCGCTCGGCGCCGGCGTGCGCAAGGTGCTCGTCGTGCACGCGCCGACCCTCGGAGCGAAGGCCGAGGCCCTGCGCGCCCAGCTCTCCGAGCGCTTCGAGGTCTACCTGGCCGAGGTGCCGGATGCCGAGGCCGCGAAGCGCGTCGAGGTCGCCGCCTTCTGCTGGCAGGTCATGGGTCAGACCGACTTCACCCGCAGCGACGCTGTCATCGGCCTCGGCGGGGGAGCGACGACCGACCTGGCCGGCTTCGTCGCCGCGACCTGGCTGCGCGGCCTGAAAGTCGTGCAGATCCCGACGTCGATCCTCGGCATGGTGGATGCGGCGGTCGGCGGCAAGACCGGCATCAACACGGCCGAGGGCAAGAACCTCGTCGGCGCCTTCCACGCGCCCGCGCAGGTCATCGTCGACCTCGCCTGGCTCGACACGCTGCCGCGCAACGAGCTGCTCGCCGGCTTCGCCGAGATCGTCAAGGCCGGCTTCATCGCCGAGCCCGAGATCCTCGACCTCATCGAGGCCGACGTCGACGCCGCGACCGACCCGACCTCGCCCGTGCTGCGCCGGCTCGTCGAGCTGGCGATCGGCGTGAAGGCGCGCGTCGTCGGCGAGGACTTCACCGAGCAGGGGCTGCGCGAGATCCTCAACTACGGTCACACCCTCGGCCACGCGATCGAGCACGCCGAGCGCTACCAGTGGCGTCACGGCGCCGCGGTCGCGATCGGCATGGTGTTCGCCGCCGAGCTGTCGCGCCTCACTCGCGGACTCGACGACGAGGCGGTCGACCGCACCCGCCGCATCCTCGACCTGCTGTCGCTGCCCTCGACCTACCCGCTGGGCCGCTGGAAGACGCTGCTCGCCACGATGCAGCGCGACAAGAAGGCCCGCGCCGGCATGCTGCGCTTCATCGTGCTCGACGCGATCGGCAAGCCGGCCGTGCTCAACGGGCCCGAGGAGCACCTGCTGTTCGCGGCGTACTCCGAGATCTCGGCCTGA
- the ruvX gene encoding Holliday junction resolvase RuvX, translating to MRRGRRLGIDVGRARVGVATCDLDGLIATPVETVPRDERTVAALRAIVDEYTPIEVVVGLPLSLSGADTPSTDDARALAAEIATALASVTSPDGGSGIPVVLVDERMSTVTAQRQLRESGKKARKQRPVVDQAAAVIILQTALDAERASGRVPGSPVPPEGS from the coding sequence GTGCGTCGTGGCCGTCGGCTCGGCATCGACGTCGGGCGGGCGCGCGTCGGCGTGGCCACCTGCGATCTCGACGGGCTGATCGCGACGCCCGTCGAGACCGTGCCGCGCGACGAGCGCACGGTCGCGGCGCTGCGGGCGATCGTCGACGAGTACACGCCGATCGAGGTCGTCGTCGGGCTGCCGCTCTCGCTCTCGGGAGCCGACACGCCGTCGACCGACGACGCGCGCGCTCTGGCGGCCGAGATCGCGACCGCGCTCGCGTCCGTCACCAGCCCGGACGGCGGCTCCGGCATCCCCGTGGTGCTGGTCGACGAGCGGATGTCGACCGTCACCGCCCAGCGTCAGCTGCGCGAGAGCGGCAAGAAGGCCCGCAAGCAGCGGCCCGTCGTCGACCAGGCGGCCGCTGTTATCATCCTGCAGACCGCGCTCGACGCCGAACGCGCGTCGGGCCGAGTGCCGGGATCCCCGGTGCCCCCGGAAGGAAGCTGA
- the aroC gene encoding chorismate synthase, which yields MLRWLTAGESHGPELLAILEGLPAGVPVSLDDIRADLARRKLGYGRGARMKFEADELNLSGGVRHGLSMGSPVALRIGNTEWPKWTQVMSPEPVDPSVFETGRGAALTRPRPGHADLVGMQKYGFDEARPVLERASARETAARVALGAVARSFLAELGIRLVSHTLAIGPVRVPDGAPLPRPDDVAALDADPLRCFDPVTSERMVAEVDDAHKEGDTLGGVVEVLAYGVPPGLGSYVHGDRRLDARLAGALMGIQAIKGVEVGDGFETTRRRGSAAHDELVVGDDSIERVSDRAGGTEGGMSTGTVLRVRAGMKPIATVPHSLRTVDVSTGEAAAAHHQRSDVCAVPAAGVVAEAMVALVVADAVLEKFGGDSVAETKRNLEGYLAAIPEALRTATIEG from the coding sequence ATGCTGCGCTGGTTGACCGCGGGCGAGTCCCACGGCCCCGAACTGCTGGCCATCCTCGAGGGCCTGCCGGCCGGGGTGCCGGTGTCGCTCGACGACATCCGGGCCGACCTGGCCCGACGCAAGCTCGGCTACGGCCGCGGCGCGCGCATGAAGTTCGAGGCGGATGAGCTGAACCTCTCCGGCGGCGTGCGTCACGGGCTGTCGATGGGCAGCCCGGTCGCCCTGCGCATCGGCAACACCGAGTGGCCCAAGTGGACTCAGGTGATGAGCCCCGAGCCGGTCGACCCGAGCGTCTTCGAGACCGGCCGCGGCGCCGCGCTCACCCGCCCGCGCCCGGGTCACGCCGACCTCGTCGGCATGCAGAAGTACGGCTTCGACGAGGCCCGTCCGGTGCTCGAGCGCGCGAGCGCCCGCGAGACCGCCGCCCGCGTCGCCCTCGGCGCCGTCGCTCGCTCCTTCCTGGCCGAGCTCGGCATCCGCCTGGTCAGCCACACCCTCGCGATCGGCCCCGTGCGCGTGCCCGATGGCGCGCCGCTGCCGCGCCCCGACGACGTCGCCGCGCTCGACGCCGACCCGCTGCGCTGCTTCGATCCCGTCACGAGCGAGCGGATGGTCGCCGAGGTGGATGATGCGCACAAGGAGGGCGACACGCTCGGCGGCGTCGTCGAGGTGCTCGCCTACGGCGTTCCGCCGGGACTCGGCAGCTACGTGCACGGCGACCGCCGCCTCGACGCGCGCCTCGCCGGCGCGCTCATGGGCATCCAGGCCATCAAGGGCGTCGAGGTCGGCGACGGCTTCGAGACGACCCGCCGTCGCGGCTCGGCCGCGCACGACGAGCTCGTCGTCGGCGACGACTCGATCGAGCGCGTCAGCGACCGGGCGGGCGGCACCGAGGGCGGCATGTCGACCGGCACCGTGCTGCGCGTGCGCGCCGGCATGAAGCCGATCGCGACCGTGCCGCACTCGCTGCGCACGGTCGACGTCAGCACGGGCGAGGCCGCGGCCGCGCACCACCAGCGCTCCGACGTCTGCGCCGTGCCCGCGGCGGGCGTCGTGGCCGAGGCGATGGTCGCGCTCGTCGTGGCCGACGCCGTGCTCGAGAAGTTCGGCGGCGACTCGGTCGCCGAGACGAAGCGCAACCTCGAGGGCTACCTCGCCGCGATCCCGGAGGCGCTGCGCACGGCGACGATCGAGGGATGA
- a CDS encoding shikimate dehydrogenase — MPEPVRHLAVLGSPIGHSQSPAMHRAAYAVLGLDWNYDRHEVTEDGLEGFLAGLGPEWLGLSLTMPLKRRLIELVDDVDPVARATGQANTLLLTPAGPRVFNTDVAGIVDAVREAGGADPRRVLVLGGGATARSAVAAGHEFGAEVVLAARAPERVADAGGAEVVTLDRADLAAADLVVSTIPGGADIPVAVPPLRGEQLLLDVVYHPWPTPLAARWQEAGGTLVHGLGMLLHQAVRQIRIFRTGDPSVPLPDEPAVLATMRAAVDR, encoded by the coding sequence GTGCCTGAACCGGTGCGGCATCTCGCCGTGCTGGGCTCGCCGATCGGGCACTCGCAGTCGCCCGCGATGCATCGGGCCGCGTACGCGGTGCTCGGGCTCGACTGGAACTACGACCGGCACGAGGTCACCGAGGACGGGCTCGAGGGATTCCTCGCCGGGCTCGGCCCGGAGTGGCTCGGCCTCTCGCTGACCATGCCGCTCAAGCGCCGGCTGATCGAGCTGGTCGACGACGTCGACCCGGTCGCCCGCGCGACAGGCCAGGCCAACACCCTGCTGCTCACGCCCGCGGGACCGCGCGTCTTCAACACCGACGTCGCAGGGATCGTGGATGCGGTGCGCGAGGCCGGGGGAGCGGACCCGCGCCGCGTGCTCGTGCTCGGCGGCGGCGCGACCGCCCGCAGCGCCGTCGCGGCCGGTCACGAGTTCGGCGCCGAGGTCGTGCTGGCGGCCCGCGCACCGGAGCGCGTCGCCGACGCCGGCGGCGCCGAGGTCGTCACCCTCGATCGCGCCGACCTCGCCGCCGCCGACCTGGTGGTCAGCACGATCCCCGGCGGCGCCGACATCCCCGTCGCGGTCCCGCCGCTGCGCGGCGAGCAGCTGCTGCTCGACGTCGTCTACCACCCCTGGCCGACGCCGCTCGCGGCGCGCTGGCAGGAGGCCGGGGGCACGCTCGTGCACGGACTCGGCATGCTGCTGCACCAGGCCGTGCGGCAGATCCGCATCTTCCGCACGGGAGACCCGAGCGTGCCGCTGCCCGACGAGCCCGCCGTGCTCGCCACGATGCGGGCCGCCGTCGACCGCTAG
- the mltG gene encoding endolytic transglycosylase MltG translates to MSHEPGPHDDARRPAPGEPSWDDIFQPGDQSEPARPERVEQHAPAPRIGVAAAAEEARTGQIPQQPASAPAGRRGRRGSEPLTPREQQRRRTRRRRRIALLVVLLVFIAGVGVTGAVIYNQYGERINAVLGIGEPTDYEGEGTGEVTIAIQSGQIGSDVATTLTKAGVTKTYTAFYRLLLKSPDVSFEPGNYKLKKQMSAKSALAALQDPKNRVQNTVLIPEGFSAEAAYEQLSAGTGIPVADFQAAAKDYVALGVPAEAPSIEGFLFPATYTFDPGVTAHDVLAKLVAEMNARLDKAGVAPADRFKVVTLASIVQRESGPSVDDMHKIARVFENRLDKGMRLQSDATVAYGTGHTDRVTTTGAERGDASNKYNTYANDGLPIGPIGLPGADAIDSALHPTAGPWLYFVAVNLKTGETRFSTTIAEHDAAVKEWQAWCRQSDENKAYCA, encoded by the coding sequence GTGTCGCACGAGCCCGGACCGCACGACGACGCCCGCCGCCCCGCACCGGGCGAGCCGAGTTGGGATGACATCTTCCAGCCCGGCGACCAGTCCGAGCCCGCCCGACCGGAGCGCGTCGAGCAGCACGCCCCAGCACCGCGTATCGGCGTCGCCGCCGCCGCCGAGGAGGCGCGCACGGGGCAGATCCCGCAGCAGCCGGCCTCCGCACCCGCCGGTCGTCGCGGGCGGCGCGGCAGCGAGCCGCTGACGCCGCGCGAGCAGCAGCGCCGCCGCACCCGTCGTCGTCGCCGCATCGCCCTGCTCGTCGTGCTGCTCGTCTTCATCGCGGGCGTCGGGGTGACCGGCGCCGTGATCTACAACCAGTACGGCGAACGCATCAACGCCGTGCTCGGCATCGGCGAGCCCACCGACTACGAGGGCGAGGGCACCGGCGAGGTGACCATCGCCATCCAGTCGGGTCAGATCGGCTCGGATGTCGCGACGACGCTGACCAAGGCCGGCGTCACCAAGACCTACACGGCGTTCTACCGCCTGCTGCTCAAGAGCCCCGACGTCTCCTTCGAGCCCGGCAACTACAAGCTCAAGAAGCAGATGAGCGCGAAGTCGGCTCTCGCGGCGCTGCAGGATCCGAAGAACCGGGTGCAGAACACCGTGCTGATCCCCGAGGGCTTCAGCGCCGAGGCGGCGTACGAGCAGCTGTCGGCCGGCACCGGCATCCCGGTCGCCGACTTCCAGGCGGCGGCGAAGGACTACGTGGCGCTCGGCGTGCCGGCCGAGGCGCCGAGCATCGAGGGCTTCCTGTTCCCGGCGACGTACACCTTCGACCCGGGCGTGACCGCCCACGACGTGCTGGCGAAGCTCGTCGCCGAGATGAACGCCCGGCTCGACAAGGCCGGGGTCGCACCCGCTGACCGCTTCAAGGTCGTGACGCTCGCGTCGATCGTGCAGCGCGAGTCGGGTCCGAGCGTGGATGACATGCACAAGATCGCGCGGGTGTTCGAGAACCGCCTCGACAAGGGGATGCGTCTGCAGTCCGATGCGACCGTCGCCTACGGCACCGGGCACACCGACCGCGTGACGACCACGGGCGCCGAGCGCGGCGACGCGAGCAACAAGTACAACACCTACGCGAACGACGGCTTGCCGATCGGGCCGATCGGGCTGCCGGGCGCCGACGCGATCGACTCGGCGCTGCATCCGACCGCCGGGCCCTGGCTCTACTTCGTCGCCGTGAACCTCAAGACGGGCGAGACCCGCTTCTCGACGACGATCGCCGAGCACGATGCGGCGGTCAAGGAGTGGCAGGCCTGGTGCCGCCAGAGCGACGAGAACAAGGCCTACTGTGCCTGA
- a CDS encoding shikimate kinase yields MTAEPAPRAELVLIGPMGSGKTRLGKRVAKLIGVPFADTDKIVVAEHGPIAELFDTHGEPHFRALERDAVAGAIAAGGVVSLGGGAVLDEQTRALLETERVVLLWTTPEAVEARIANGKRPLVRGGVDDWIRIAESRRPIYEALARHRIDTSSRPIDHLAAELADWWRTETGAAQTGRTPS; encoded by the coding sequence ATGACGGCGGAGCCGGCTCCCCGCGCCGAGCTCGTGCTCATCGGACCGATGGGCTCGGGCAAGACCCGCCTCGGCAAGCGCGTCGCCAAGCTGATCGGTGTGCCCTTCGCCGACACCGACAAGATCGTCGTCGCCGAGCACGGCCCGATCGCCGAGCTCTTCGACACGCACGGCGAGCCGCACTTCCGCGCCCTCGAGCGCGATGCGGTGGCCGGCGCGATCGCGGCCGGCGGCGTCGTGTCGCTCGGGGGAGGAGCCGTGCTCGACGAGCAGACCCGCGCCCTGCTCGAGACCGAGCGCGTCGTGCTGCTCTGGACCACGCCCGAGGCCGTCGAGGCCCGCATCGCGAACGGCAAGCGCCCGCTCGTGCGCGGCGGCGTCGACGACTGGATTCGCATCGCCGAATCGCGCCGCCCGATCTACGAGGCGCTCGCGCGGCACCGCATCGACACCTCCTCGCGCCCGATCGACCACCTCGCGGCGGAGCTCGCCGACTGGTGGCGCACTGAGACCGGCGCCGCGCAGACCGGAAGGACCCCGTCATGA
- a CDS encoding type II 3-dehydroquinate dehydratase, with translation MTRVLVLNGPNLGRLGSREPDVYGNQDLSALRVLLTDLAADGVEIDLRQTDDEGELIHWLHEAVDAQNDVILNPAAFTHYSYGLRDAAALVTKAGQKLVEVHISNPHAREEFRHRSVVSGIATGVIAGFGFDSYTLALRAIGAAA, from the coding sequence ATGACCCGCGTGCTCGTGCTCAACGGACCGAACCTGGGCCGGCTCGGCAGCCGCGAACCCGACGTCTACGGCAACCAGGACCTCTCGGCGCTGCGCGTGCTGCTGACCGATCTCGCCGCCGACGGGGTCGAGATCGATCTGCGGCAGACCGACGACGAGGGCGAGCTCATCCACTGGCTGCACGAGGCGGTGGATGCGCAGAACGACGTCATCCTCAACCCCGCCGCGTTCACGCACTACAGCTACGGCCTGCGTGATGCGGCCGCGCTCGTCACGAAGGCGGGCCAGAAGCTGGTCGAGGTGCACATCTCGAACCCGCACGCGCGCGAGGAGTTCCGGCACCGCTCCGTCGTCTCGGGCATCGCGACCGGCGTGATCGCCGGCTTCGGCTTCGACAGCTACACGCTCGCGCTGCGGGCGATCGGCGCCGCGGCCTAG